The following proteins come from a genomic window of Pyxidicoccus sp. MSG2:
- a CDS encoding glycerate kinase: protein MISPRWLVAPQEFKGTLTSAQAAEAMARGIRESSPEVVLDVAPLADGGPGTVDALLAGTRGERRTQVVRGPLGAPVEAHWALLDDGRTAVVEMAAASGLSRLAPEALDARNASTYGTGELLRAALDSGCERLIVGLGGSATTDGGTGALTALGYRFLDAQGQPLPPGGAALSRLVKVDASGRHPRLGTVEVLGATDVTSPLLGPDGAAHLFGPQKGADAAAVEELEAALAHLTSVVGATSAGWPGTGAAGGFGFGLVALAGARLVPGYELVSRALGLERRVLMADVVLTGEGRFDRQTSLGKGPGGLARLAREHGTPVVLFAGCVDRKDGLELHLFHEVVDLSAQARPEDSASKALCEAAARWCAARLKNER from the coding sequence GTGATTTCTCCCCGTTGGCTCGTCGCACCGCAGGAGTTCAAGGGCACCCTCACCTCCGCCCAGGCGGCCGAGGCGATGGCGAGGGGCATTCGCGAGTCCTCGCCGGAGGTGGTGCTGGACGTCGCGCCGCTGGCGGACGGCGGACCGGGCACGGTGGACGCGCTGCTGGCGGGCACGCGGGGCGAGCGCCGCACGCAGGTGGTGCGGGGGCCGCTGGGCGCGCCCGTGGAGGCGCACTGGGCGCTGCTGGATGACGGGCGCACCGCGGTGGTGGAGATGGCGGCGGCCTCCGGCCTGTCACGGCTGGCGCCCGAGGCGCTGGACGCGCGCAACGCCTCCACGTACGGCACGGGTGAGTTGCTGCGCGCCGCGCTGGACTCCGGCTGCGAGCGCCTCATCGTCGGGCTGGGCGGCAGCGCCACCACGGACGGCGGCACGGGCGCATTGACCGCGCTGGGCTACCGCTTCCTGGACGCCCAGGGACAGCCGCTGCCGCCTGGTGGCGCGGCGCTCTCGCGGCTCGTGAAGGTGGACGCGAGCGGACGGCACCCGCGGCTGGGGACGGTGGAGGTGCTGGGCGCCACGGACGTGACGTCTCCCCTGCTGGGGCCGGACGGGGCCGCGCACCTCTTCGGGCCGCAGAAGGGCGCGGACGCGGCGGCGGTGGAGGAGCTGGAGGCGGCGCTGGCGCACCTGACCTCGGTGGTGGGCGCGACGTCCGCCGGCTGGCCCGGCACGGGCGCGGCGGGAGGCTTCGGCTTCGGGCTGGTGGCGCTCGCGGGCGCGCGGCTGGTGCCCGGCTACGAATTGGTGTCGCGCGCGCTGGGGCTGGAGCGGCGCGTGCTGATGGCGGACGTGGTGCTCACCGGCGAGGGCCGCTTCGACCGGCAGACCTCGCTGGGCAAGGGCCCGGGTGGACTGGCGCGGCTGGCCCGCGAGCACGGCACGCCGGTGGTTCTCTTCGCCGGCTGCGTGGACCGCAAGGACGGGCTGGAGCTGCACCTGTTCCACGAGGTGGTGGACCTGTCGGCCCAG
- a CDS encoding YkgJ family cysteine cluster protein: MRTRDWDEQDDDSPAGGTRERERALKEVRTVYRQADAAYAPFSCPASGECCQLARTGRQPWLWQPEWDLLARGRPLPPPREDGGCPYLDAAGLRCTVYADRPFGCRTFFCERIRGPARQPAETVGALLERLERISQRVAPALKAPRPLLDWHAEARVTADTEAP, encoded by the coding sequence ATGCGGACGCGGGACTGGGACGAGCAGGATGACGACTCGCCAGCGGGGGGCACCCGGGAGCGGGAGCGCGCACTGAAGGAGGTGCGCACCGTCTACCGCCAGGCGGACGCGGCGTACGCTCCCTTCTCCTGCCCGGCCAGCGGGGAGTGCTGCCAGCTTGCGCGCACCGGCCGCCAGCCCTGGCTGTGGCAACCGGAGTGGGACTTGCTGGCCAGGGGCCGCCCGCTGCCGCCCCCGCGCGAGGACGGAGGCTGTCCGTACCTGGACGCCGCGGGCCTGCGCTGCACCGTGTACGCGGACCGGCCCTTCGGCTGCCGCACCTTCTTCTGCGAGCGCATCCGCGGCCCGGCGAGACAGCCGGCCGAGACGGTGGGCGCGCTGCTGGAGCGCCTGGAGCGCATCTCCCAGCGCGTGGCGCCAGCCCTGAAGGCACCCCGTCCCCTGCTGGACTGGCACGCGGAGGCACGGGTCACCGCGGACACGGAGGCGCCATGA
- a CDS encoding class I SAM-dependent rRNA methyltransferase, whose translation MPTSPKPPNPHRGGRPSSPQQGRSSPQQGRNRPHGRPEKPAPDRTTPDLAPDGLPQVSLVRRGVERWQAGHPWIYRADLNGDPGLAGGEVVRVTDSRGWFLGKAFYSKQSKISLRWLTFEDVAVDEDFFRQRLLAADELRRRALPGEKTYRLVHGEADGIPGLVVDRYGDYLSVQFLVPATEQRKALFVDLLEAQFHPRGIINRSDVGVRNLEGLTPEKGLLRGELPGPVSFDEGLVRMRADLLEGQKTGAFLDQRENHVMAAHYAHGEALDCFAYVGGFALQLATRAKTVTAIEISDAAAALIRENAAANKLSNLDVVVANAFDFLRDAVDDGKHFDTIVLDPPSFAKNKDAIAAALRGYKEINLRAMQLLRPGGILISASCTYHVDEQAFEDMLASAAADAKRRVQIIERRGAGRDHPVLLNLRETRYLKCFVLRVL comes from the coding sequence ATGCCCACCTCCCCCAAGCCCCCGAATCCCCACCGCGGTGGGAGGCCCTCCTCTCCACAGCAGGGCCGCAGCTCCCCGCAGCAGGGCCGCAACCGGCCCCACGGCCGCCCGGAGAAGCCCGCCCCGGACCGCACCACGCCGGACCTCGCCCCCGACGGCCTGCCCCAGGTCTCCCTGGTGCGCCGCGGCGTCGAGCGCTGGCAGGCCGGCCACCCGTGGATCTACCGCGCGGACCTCAACGGCGACCCGGGCCTCGCCGGCGGCGAGGTGGTGCGGGTGACGGACAGCCGCGGCTGGTTCCTCGGCAAGGCCTTCTATTCGAAGCAGTCCAAGATTTCGCTGCGCTGGCTCACCTTCGAAGACGTCGCGGTGGACGAGGACTTCTTCCGCCAGCGCCTCCTGGCCGCGGACGAATTGCGCCGCCGCGCGCTGCCGGGCGAGAAGACCTACCGCCTCGTCCACGGCGAGGCGGACGGGATTCCGGGCCTCGTGGTGGACCGCTACGGCGACTACCTCAGCGTCCAGTTCCTCGTGCCGGCGACGGAACAGCGCAAGGCGCTCTTCGTGGACCTGCTGGAGGCGCAGTTCCACCCGCGCGGCATCATCAACCGCTCGGACGTGGGCGTGCGCAACCTGGAGGGGCTCACCCCGGAGAAGGGCCTTCTGCGCGGCGAGCTGCCCGGCCCCGTGTCCTTCGACGAGGGCCTGGTGCGCATGCGCGCGGACCTGCTCGAGGGCCAGAAGACGGGCGCCTTCCTGGACCAGCGCGAGAATCACGTCATGGCGGCGCACTACGCCCACGGCGAGGCGCTGGACTGCTTCGCGTACGTGGGCGGCTTCGCGCTGCAGCTCGCCACGCGGGCGAAGACGGTGACGGCGATTGAAATCTCCGACGCCGCGGCCGCGCTGATTCGCGAGAATGCCGCCGCCAACAAGCTGTCCAACCTGGACGTGGTGGTGGCCAACGCCTTCGACTTCCTCCGCGACGCGGTGGACGACGGCAAGCACTTCGACACCATCGTCCTGGACCCGCCGTCCTTCGCGAAGAACAAGGACGCCATCGCCGCCGCGCTGCGCGGGTACAAGGAAATCAACCTCCGCGCCATGCAGCTGCTGCGGCCCGGCGGCATCCTCATCAGCGCGAGCTGCACGTACCACGTGGACGAGCAGGCCTTCGAGGACATGCTGGCCTCGGCCGCAGCGGACGCGAAGCGGCGCGTACAGATTATCGAGCGACGCGGCGCGGGGAGGGACCACCCCGTGCTGCTGAACCTGCGCGAGACGCGCTACCTGAAGTGCTTCGTGCTGCGCGTGCTCTGA
- a CDS encoding FxsA family protein, with protein MFKYLLLAFTVVPFIELYLLLAIGREVGFLPTLAMVLVTGMVGAWLARREGGRVLRSWRESMARGQVPEEGIVSGALVLVGGALLVAPGVFTDVVGLLLLISPTRRFVAARLRKSLERKVRDGSVRVTTVGMGGFGGFGGAQGPFAGGTFDEVSPRSRQGGTRAEVDAEFTEDKPRH; from the coding sequence GTGTTCAAGTACCTCCTGCTGGCCTTCACCGTGGTGCCGTTCATCGAGCTGTACCTGCTGCTGGCCATTGGCCGGGAGGTGGGCTTCCTGCCCACGCTCGCCATGGTGCTGGTGACAGGCATGGTGGGTGCGTGGCTGGCCCGGCGGGAGGGTGGCCGCGTGCTGCGGAGCTGGCGCGAGTCCATGGCCCGGGGACAGGTACCCGAGGAGGGCATCGTCAGCGGCGCGCTGGTGCTGGTGGGCGGCGCGCTGCTCGTGGCGCCGGGCGTGTTCACGGACGTGGTGGGGTTGCTGCTGCTCATTTCTCCGACACGCCGCTTCGTGGCCGCGCGGCTGCGCAAGTCACTGGAGCGCAAGGTGCGGGACGGTTCCGTGCGCGTCACCACCGTGGGGATGGGCGGCTTCGGCGGTTTCGGTGGGGCTCAGGGGCCGTTCGCCGGGGGCACCTTCGACGAGGTGTCTCCGCGCTCGCGCCAGGGCGGCACCCGGGCCGAGGTGGACGCGGAGTTCACCGAGGACAAGCCGCGTCACTGA
- a CDS encoding acyltransferase family protein, with protein sequence MRFRDAARTSAYAPGCVKRLGPSFTFEKQPTRHPGLDGARGLAVFAMVMGHTLDALLTPAARALPWVQHYWAFRGVTAPLFLLVSGWAVVAALGTKPTAARDIYGRRVRRALLLLFLGYLLHWPGWGAVRDLGWTEQMLTHVFAFDALQCIGFALLLGSTLLALAPARWGRAGVLLALAVGIPLVSAAMWRLGAGLPGPLQQFIGSAEGSRFPFFPWAGFFFAGALAAHALHLLRPGWPQGLALLALGAGLLGLTQVLPADWNAASPWMVMYRVGQGLMVLGAVNLAPRRLSGLLAPFGRLSLWVYVLHLPVVYGWADITGLAGHIGPTLGVPAAMGVGLALLVVCTLVARAGRWVREQARPWRAGSTTLETSLGGTRVGTRG encoded by the coding sequence GTGCGTTTTCGAGACGCGGCCCGCACATCGGCCTATGCTCCAGGTTGCGTGAAGAGACTCGGCCCCTCATTCACTTTCGAGAAGCAGCCCACCCGCCACCCCGGACTCGATGGGGCGCGGGGACTGGCTGTCTTTGCAATGGTGATGGGGCACACGCTGGACGCGCTGCTGACTCCCGCGGCGCGCGCGCTTCCCTGGGTGCAGCACTACTGGGCCTTCCGAGGCGTCACCGCGCCGCTGTTCCTGCTGGTGAGCGGCTGGGCGGTGGTTGCGGCGCTGGGGACGAAGCCCACGGCGGCGCGCGACATCTACGGGCGCCGCGTGCGCCGGGCGTTGCTGCTGCTGTTCCTGGGCTATCTCCTGCACTGGCCGGGCTGGGGCGCGGTGAGGGACCTGGGGTGGACGGAGCAGATGCTCACGCACGTCTTCGCCTTCGACGCGCTCCAGTGCATCGGCTTCGCGCTGCTGCTGGGCTCCACGCTGCTCGCGCTGGCGCCGGCGCGCTGGGGCCGGGCGGGGGTGCTGCTCGCGCTGGCGGTGGGCATCCCCCTGGTGAGCGCGGCCATGTGGCGCCTGGGCGCGGGGCTGCCCGGACCGTTGCAGCAGTTCATCGGCAGCGCCGAGGGCAGCCGCTTCCCCTTCTTCCCCTGGGCGGGCTTCTTCTTCGCGGGCGCGCTGGCCGCACACGCGCTGCACCTGCTGCGCCCGGGCTGGCCGCAGGGCCTCGCGCTGCTGGCGCTGGGGGCCGGGCTGCTCGGGCTGACGCAGGTGCTGCCGGCGGACTGGAACGCCGCGAGCCCGTGGATGGTGATGTACCGGGTGGGCCAGGGGCTGATGGTGCTGGGCGCCGTGAATCTGGCGCCGCGGCGGCTCAGTGGACTGCTGGCTCCGTTCGGTCGCCTGTCGCTGTGGGTCTACGTGCTGCACCTGCCGGTGGTCTACGGCTGGGCGGACATCACCGGCCTGGCGGGACACATCGGACCCACGCTGGGCGTCCCCGCCGCGATGGGTGTGGGCCTGGCGCTGCTGGTGGTCTGCACCCTGGTGGCCCGCGCCGGGCGCTGGGTGCGTGAGCAGGCGCGTCCCTGGAGGGCAGGCTCCACCACGCTGGAAACCAGCCTCGGCGGCACGCGCGTCGGCACGCGCGGCTGA